A stretch of DNA from Nitratireductor thuwali:
AGGCTATCGCGCGCGAGCTGAACCGCGTCGCCTCGTCCATCCAGGTCGAGTTGCAGCGTGCCGTTCGGCTCGAACAGGATCTCGCCGCGCGGCTGGCGCGCCTCAAGGCCGAGCAGGGCGATCTGGCCAATGAGCAGGTTCGCCTGCGCGAATTGGAGCGTGAGGCCGCGGCGCGGCGCGCGGTCTATGAATCCTTCCTGCTGCGCGCGCGGGAAACGGGCCAGCAGCGCAATCTCAATTCGGCCAATGTGAGTATCATTTCCGAGGCTTATCCGCCGCTCCTGCCGACCGGCGCCTCGCGCGCCTCGATCGCCATTGCCGGCACCATTCTTGGGTTCCTGGCCGGTGTCGCCCTGGGCGCCGGCATGGGCGCGATCGGCAGCCTGCGCGAAAACATGCGGGAGCGCCGCCGCAACGACGGCAATGGCGGCGGGCAATCCGCCGGCTGGCCGGAGGACGATGATCCCATGCCGCCTGGTCCCCGTCGGGACGGCAGGCCTTTCGCCCCGTCGGCCGAACCGTCGGCCTCGCCATCCCCGGCCATGCGGGCGGCCACCAGCTCCGCGCCGAGCGCGGTGGGCGAATCTTTACCCCAGCAGCCAGATCCGGCGGTGCCGGCGCAGCCCTTGGCCCAGCCGCAGCACGACCAGGCTCCGCCGCCGCCCATCACGATGCCGGTGCAGGGCTGGCCCGCGCCCATGATGCCCTATCCAGTGCCGTACCAGCCCATGCCGATGGCCTGGCATGCCCCGCAGCATTTCTATCCGCAGTTCATGCCGCCCATGCATCCCGGCTGGCCGCAGCAGACCGCGCCTGCTCCGGCCAACGACGCCCGCCCTTCTCCCGAACCGGAACCGGCCTCCGCCATCGACCGGATTCGCCGCTCCCTGCGGGAGTTCCGCGACGAGGTGGATGCCGTCGCCCGCAATCGCCGCTCCGCATAGCTGCACACCGGCATTGTCCGCTGTGCGGCAATGGAAGGCGCATCATGGCATTGCACCGCCGTGAATTGCCGCATATTGCGTGCATGCTCGAAGTTTCCGGAGGGAGTGCACGCATGGCTGACTTGATCGACGGAAAGGCGCTGGCCGCTGAAGTGACCGGCAAGGTCTCCCAACACGCCGCTGATCTCATCGCCTCGGGCACAACGCCCGGCCTCGCGGTGGTCATCGTCGGCGAGGATCCGGCCAGCCAGGTCTATGTCGCTTCCAAATCGAAAAGGGCGAAGGAGTGCGGCTTCCACTCGGTGCAGCACACGCTCGCCGAAGAGACCTCCGAAGATGAGCTCGTTGCCTTGGTCGAGGCGCTCAACGCCGATCCGGCCATTCACGGCATTCTCGTGCAGCTTCCCTTGCCCGGCCACATCGATTCAGGGACCATCATCCAGACGATCGCCCCCGAAAAGGATGTCGACGGCTTCCACTTCATCAATGTCGGAAAGCTCGGCACCGGCGAGCTCGACACCGCATTCGTCCCCTGCACGCCGGCCGGCGCGATGCTGATGCTGGAGCGGGTGCGCGGCCGGGATCTTTCCGGCCTCAACGCGGTCGTCGTGGGCCGTTCCAACATCGTCGGCAAGCCGATGGCCAATCTTCTTCTGGCCGCCAATGCCACCGTCACCATCGCCCATAGCCGCACCGCCGACCTTCCCGCCCTTGCCCGCACCGCCGATATCCTGGTGGCGGCGGTGGGCCGGCCGGAGATGATCAAGGGCGATTGGGTCAAGCCCGGCGCCACCGTCATCGACGTCGGCATCAATCGTGTTCCCGCGCCGGAGCGCGGCGAGGGCAAGAGCCGGTTGGTGGGCGACGTTGCTTTCGACGAGGCGGCGGCCATTGCCGGCGCCATAACGCCCGTACCCGGCGGCGTGGGGCCGATGACCATCGCCATGCTGATGGCCAACACGCTCGTCTCCGCCTGCCGGGCCGCCGGCAGGCAGCCGCCTGCGCTGTAGCGCCGGCACCCGGCATTGCACCTGCCGGCCGATCCTGTAGAAATACCCGCCATGATCGAAGGCGAGGGCACAGGGCGGCAATTCGCGTTCCTGCTGGTCGACAAGTTCTCCATGTTCTCGCTGGCCGCGGCCATCGATACTTTCCGTTCGGCCAACAGGCTCCTGGGCTACGACTTCTATTCGTGGACGACCGTTTCTGCCGATGGCGAGGCGGTGATGGCCTCCAACGGCATCCCCATTAAGATCGACTATGCCATCGACGACCTGCCGCCCGTGGACATCCTGTTTGCCTGCGTCGGCATCACGCTCGATTTTGCCGGCAAGGGAAAGGTGCTCAGTGCGCTGCGCATCATGGGTCGGCAGGGCCGTGCGCTGGGTGCGCTGGCGGCCGGCTCCTATCTCCTGGCCGAGGCGGGCCAGCTCGACGGCCACCGCTGCACCATCCATTGGGAAAACCGCGCCAGCTTCCGCGAGAATTTCCCCGATATCGAGTGCACCGGCAATGTCTACGAGATAGACCGCAAGCGCTACACCTGCGCCGGCGTCACCACCTCCATCGATCTCATGCTGGAGATCGTTCGCGGTGACCATGGGGAAAACCTGGCGAACGAGGTGGCGAACCAGTTCCAGCACGAAAGGATCCGCTCGCCGGGCGACCGCCAGCGCGTCGGCCCGGAGCGCGCGCTGATTGGCAAATCCGAAAAGCTCAAGAAGATAGTCGAGCTGATGGCCGACAATCTCGACGAGCCTTATTCGGCCGTGCAGCTCGCCAAGTCGGCGGGTCTTTCGGTGCGTCAGGTGGAGCGGCTGTTCCTGCGGCATCTGGGCATGACGCCCGGACGCTATTACATGCGGCTGCGCCTGGAACGCGCGCGCGAGCTTCTGCGCCAGACGAATATGCCGATCCTCGACGTTGCGATCGCCACCGGCTTCACCTCCCATTCCTACTTCGCGCAGAGCTACCGGCTTCAGTTCGGCCGTCCGCCTTCGGACGAGCGGCGCACGACCTATTGACGCCGCCGCGGCGCGGGACGATACCGGCGAGCAGCAGGTATCGTCTCCGGAGCTTTGCCATGTCCCTAAGGATCGTCCGCCTGGGCACGCCCCGCCATCCGCAGGAGGGAACGCGCATCGGCACCGTCCGCCGGCCGCCGCGCGGCGTCGCAAAGGAGCGGTTCGCGGCGGACGATTGGTACGACGTCTGGTATCCGGAGCTGTCGCCCAGTGCGGAACTGGTGGCCAATGCCCAGAAGGCGGAGACGCCCGCCGAGTGGGCCGCCTTCGTCCGCGCGTTCGAGGCGGAGATGAACGCGCCGGCCGCGCGGCGCACGCTGGACCTGCTGGCGGCGCTGTCCCATGGCGCCGATTTTTCGATCGGCTGCTATTGCGAGGACGAGGCGCGCTGCCACCGCTCGGTGCTGCGCGCGCTCCTGGCCGAGCGCGGCGCCGCGATCGCCTGAGCCGCCGCGTTCACCGGATCGCGACCCACAGCAGCCCGGCCAGCGCAGAGCCGAGAAGCACAGCCATCAGCGGCGCCTTCAGCCGGAAGACGGCGAAGACGGCTGCGGCCGTGAGCGCCAGCGCCGCAGCATTGAGGCTCGACCAGACCGGCACCACCACGGACATCCCGAACCCGCGCCAGGGCGAGATCTCGGCGAACAGCACATGCAGCGCGAACCAGATGGCAAGGTTCATGATGACCCCCACCACCGCCGCCGTGATGGCCGACATGGCGCCGGTCATGGCCCTGTTGCTGCGCAACCTCTCCACGAAGGGCGCGCCGAGAAATATCCACAGGAAGCAGGGCACGAACGTCACCCAGGTCGTAAGGATGGCGGCGAGCGTGGCGGCAATCATCGGCGAAAGCGAACCGGGATCGCGATAGGCGCCGAGAAAGCCGACGAACTGCACGACCTGGATCAATGGCCCCGGCGTCGTCTCGGCCATGCCCAGCCCGTCCAGCATCTCGCCCGGCTGCAGCCAGCCATAGTTCTGCACCGCCTCCTGCGCCACATAGGCAAGCACCGCATAGGCGCCGCCGAAGGTCACCACCGCCGTCTTGCTGAAGAACAGCGCGATTTGCGAGAAGACGTTCTCCCCGCCCATAATGCCGACGATCAGCGCCACCGGCACCAGCCACAGGGCGAGAAAGACCGCCGACACTTTCAGCGACCAGGCGACATTCGGCCGGGCATGCGCCGGCGTCTCTTCGCCAAGCGCGGATTCGCTGTCGGCGAGCGCCGGGCCGGAGGTCTTTCCGTGGCCGCCGCCGATCTGGAAGAGCGCCGAGCCCGCCCGCCCGCCGACGAAGCCGATCATGGCGGCGGCGAGGATGATGAGCGGAAAGGCGACGTCGAAGAAGAAGATCGCGATGAATGCCGCGACCGCGATGGCGATCATCGCCTTGTTCTTCAGCGCCCGGCTTCCGATGCGCATCACCGCGTTGAGCACCACCGCCAGCACGGCCGCCTTCAGCCCGAAGAACAGGCCCTCCACGACCGCTACATTGCCGAAGGCGGCGTAGATATAGCTGAGCGCCAGGATAGACAGGAACCCTGGCAGGACGAACAGCGTCCCGGCGACGATGCCGCCCGCCGTCCTGTGCATGAGCCAGCCGATATAGACGGCGAGCTGCTGCGCCTCCGGTCCTGGCAGAAGCATGCAGTAGTTGAGGGCGTGCAGGAAGCGGTTCTCGCCGATCCAGCGCTTTTCCTCGACGACGATGCGGTGCATCACGGCCATCTGACCCGCTGGGCCCCCGAAGCTGAGCGCCGCCACACGCAGCCACACTTTCACGCCCTCGGAAAAGGGTATGCCGTGATCTTGCGGCTGCGGGGAAGATCTCTTGGAAGTATCGTCAAGCTGCTCGGTCACGCGCTTTTGCCTTTCGCGTTGGGCCAATTGTGGTTTTCGTCGGTGGCATCCCGGCACCAGCGATAGAACGCGTCATAGAGCAGCATGCCTGCCTCGAGCTGTTCCAGGTCGTTCGCGAACATTCGGGAAAGGCCGAGCGAGGCGGCAAGCAGGCCGGCTGCCTGCGGGGCAAGGTCCAACCGCCCGGTGTCGGCGGCGCGTACCATGGTGGCCAGCCGCAGAAGCGGCTCGGTGGAAAGCTTCAGTTCCGCCACCATCACGTCGAACGTGCACAGCTCTCCCCGGTGGCTCCAGAACACGTCTTCGATGTCGAACGGAACGGCATCGAACCGCTCGCCGACCGCCGCCACCTCCTGCGGCGCTACGAAGAGAAAGACCGCCTGCGGGTCGATGAAGCGGCGGATCAGCCACGGGCATGCGATCCGGTCGATCTTTGGCCGCGCGCGGGTGACCCAGACGCTTCCGCCGAGGGCGGCTGTCTGAGGCAGGCGGTCGACCGGAACCACCGGCAATCCCGCCGCCGTCCAGGCCTCGAACCCTCCTTCGAGCGACTCGGCCGCGACGCCCTTGTTGCGGAGCCACGCCGCGGCTCCCTCGCTCAGCTTCTTGCCCTGTTGGCAGATGATGATGGCGGTTTTTCCGGCGATCGCGCCGCTCCAGTCCTGCACATCCTGATGGGACCTGCGGCCGGAGCCGGGAACGAGGCGCGGATCGGCTGAAAAATCCTCCTCTGTGCGAACGTCGATCAGCGTCGGGCATTGCGGCGTGCCGATCAGGCGGGCGATTGTCGATGGATATGGTGGTGGGAGAGGGCATGACGCGTCCTTCCGTTTTACCGGTTTCATGGACGCGATACTTGGGCTGGCGCCTCGTGGGGAGATCACGATCCCCATGACGATTCATTCACGCCGTTCGCCCTTTCTGTCAAGCGAGCGGTTTCAAAAAACCGCCGCGCCCTGGTCGGCCCGGCTCGCCAATTGACGGAACCCGGCGAAAAGCTCCCGGCCGAGGCCGAACTGGTTGCCGGAAAGATCGGCTCGGGCCTGCTCGCGGCCCTGCAGTTCCTCCGCGCTGACCAGCACTTCCAGCGTCCCGGCATTCGCGTCGAGCCGCATCATGTCGCCGTCGCGCACCTTGCCGATGACCCCGCCGTCGAGCGCTTCCGGCGTCACGTGGATCGCTGCCGGCACCTTGCCGGAAGCGCCGGACATGCGGCCGTCGGTCACGAGCGCCACTCGGTAGCCCCTGTCCTGAAGCACGCCCAGAAGAGGTGTCAGCTTGTGCAGCTCCGGCATGCCATTCGCCATGGGCCCCTGATAGCGGATGACGGCGATGAAATCGCGGTCGATCTCGCCGGCCTTGAATGCCGCCTGCAGCGCTTCCTGCGTCTCGAACACGATGGCCGGCGCCTCGATCAGGCGATGCTCGCCCTTCACCGCCGACGTCTTGATGATGGCCTGGCCTATATTGCCCTTGAGAACGCGGATGCCGCCGGTCGGCTGGAAAGCCTTTGCATAAGGCGCCAGCACCTTTTCGTCGCCGCTCGCCGCGGGCGCCTGTTCGCGCACCACATTGCCGTCCGCGCCGAGTTTTGCCTCGATCGCATACTGCCTGAGGCCCGGCCCCCAGATCGTCTGCACGTCTTCGTGCAAGAGCCCTGCATCCAGCAGTTCCCGGATCATGAAGCCCAGACCGCCGGCGGCGTGGAAATGGTTCACGTCGGCCAGGCCGTTGGGATAGACGCGGGCAAGCAGCGGCACGTTCTCGGAAATGTCGGCGATGTCCTGCCACGTCAGCCTTATGCCCGCCGCCGCCGCCATGGCGATCAGGTGGATCGTGTGGTTGGTCGACCCGCCCGTCGCGTTGAGCCCGACGACGCCGTTGACGACCGAGCGCTCGTCGATCATGCGGCCGACCGGCGTGAACTCGTTGCCGAGAGACGTGATCGCGAGCGCGCGCCTGGCCGCTTCCTTGGTCAGCGCGTCGCGCAACGGCGTGTTGGGATTGACGAAGGACGATCCGGGCGTGTGCAGCCCCATGATCTCCATCAGCATCTGGTTGGAGTTGGCTGTGCCGTAGAAGGTGCAGGTGCCCGGACCGTGATAAGATTTGGATTCGGCCTCCAGCAGCGCCTCGCGCCCCACCTTGCCCTCGGCGAAGAGCTGGCGGATCCTCGCCTTCTCGTCATTGGGCAGGCCGGTGGTCATCGGCCCGGCGGGAATGAACACGGCCGGCAGATGGCCGAAGGTGAAGGCGGCGATCGCCAGCCCCGGCACGATCTTGTCGCAGACGCCGAGGAAGACAGCCGCGTCGAACATGTTGTGCGACAGGCCGACGGCCGCCGCCATCGCGATCACGTCGCGCGAGAAAAGCGAAAGCTCCATCCCGGGCTGCCCCTGGGTGACGCCGTCGCACATGGCCGGCACGCCGCCGGCCACCTGCGCCACGCCGCCTGCTTCGCGCGCCGCCTCTTTGATGAGCGCGGGGAACGGCTCGAATGGCTGATGCGCCGACAGCATATCGTTATAGGAGGTGATGATGCCGAGATTCGGCACCGTATCGCCCGCCAGCGCCTGCTTGTCGTGCGCGCCGCAGGCGGCGAAGCCATGTGCGAGATTGCCGCAGGAAAGGACGGTGCGGTGCGCTCCCTTGGACGCGGCCTCGTCCACCCGCGCAAGATAGGCCTCGCGGGTCGGCCTGGACCGTTCGCGAATGCGCTGCGTGACGGCTTCGATTTCTCTTCTGGCGGTCATGATCCTGTCCTTTGCTGACGCCGCCGGGCGGCGCGGGCGTTGATGATTTACGAGGCGGACTTGGGCGCCCAGTAAACATGGACCGGCTTGGCGGCCCGTTCGATGACGGCACGGATCGGCGCCTGCCGGCCTTGCGAACGAAGCGCTTCGTTGAGCGCTTCCTTCTTGTCGATCCCCTCGATATGCAGCGCGACCTGCGCCGCCCCGGTGATGGCGCCCATCGAAAGCGTCAGGCGGGGCTCCCCCGCGCTGGGTGCGGTGACGGGCCGCACGATAGGCCCGTCGTCCCCCTCCAGAAGTTCCGAGATATTCGCCGCGTCCGGGAAGAACGAAGCGGTGTGCTTGTCTGTTCCCATGCCGAGCACGACCATGTCGATCGGCTGCGGCAGGCTCGAAAGCGCGGTGGACGCGCGTTCGGCTGCCGCCGACACGTCGTTCGTATCGCTGTGCAAGCCGATGAAATCCGCCTTCGCTGCGTCGTTCTGCAGCAAATGCTGGGCGACGAGCCGCGCATTGGAGCGCTCCGAGGAAGGCGGCACCAAACGCTCGTCCACCAGCGTCACCGTCACGTTCTCCCAGGGCAGCTTCTGGCGCGACAGGGCGCGGAAGAAAGGCGGCGGCGTGCTGCCGCCGGACACGGCCAGCGAGGCTCTTCCGCGCGTCTTCACGGCGTTCGAAAGCTGCCGCGCCACGGCCCTGGCCAGGGCGTCGGCAAGTTCCTCCCCGGTGGCGAACTCGTGCCGTTTGGTTTCCGCGCTCATCAGATGCTCTCGTGCCAGGTGCGCCCGTCACGCTCTATGAGGGCGATCGAGGCCGACGGCCCCCAGGTTCCGGCCGTATAAGCCTGCACATCCTGTCCCGTTTCCTCCCATCCCGCAACGATGGGATCGATCCAGCGCCATGCCGCCTCCACCTCGTCGCGGCGCATGAACAGCGTCTGGTTGCCGCGGATCACGTCCATGATCAGGCGTTCATAGGCGTCGGGATTGCGCACGTTGAAGGCGTCGGCGAAGCTCATGTCCAGCGGCACATGGCGCAGGCGCATGCCGCCCGGCCCCGGATCCTTGATCATGATCCACTGCTTGACGCCTTCGTCCGGCTGCAGCCGGAGGACGAGCTGATTGGCAAAGACGCGTCCCACGCCCTCGCCGAATATGGAATGCGGGATCGGCTTGAACTGGATCACGATCTCTGAAGCCCGGCCGGCCAGCCGTTTTCCGGTGCGCAGATAGAACGGAACGCCCGCCCAGCGCCAATTGCCGATCTCAGCCTTGATGGCGACGAAAGTCTCCGTGTCGCTTTCGGCGCCGAGCTCCTCGCGG
This window harbors:
- the folD gene encoding bifunctional methylenetetrahydrofolate dehydrogenase/methenyltetrahydrofolate cyclohydrolase FolD, giving the protein MADLIDGKALAAEVTGKVSQHAADLIASGTTPGLAVVIVGEDPASQVYVASKSKRAKECGFHSVQHTLAEETSEDELVALVEALNADPAIHGILVQLPLPGHIDSGTIIQTIAPEKDVDGFHFINVGKLGTGELDTAFVPCTPAGAMLMLERVRGRDLSGLNAVVVGRSNIVGKPMANLLLAANATVTIAHSRTADLPALARTADILVAAVGRPEMIKGDWVKPGATVIDVGINRVPAPERGEGKSRLVGDVAFDEAAAIAGAITPVPGGVGPMTIAMLMANTLVSACRAAGRQPPAL
- a CDS encoding GlxA family transcriptional regulator, producing the protein MIEGEGTGRQFAFLLVDKFSMFSLAAAIDTFRSANRLLGYDFYSWTTVSADGEAVMASNGIPIKIDYAIDDLPPVDILFACVGITLDFAGKGKVLSALRIMGRQGRALGALAAGSYLLAEAGQLDGHRCTIHWENRASFRENFPDIECTGNVYEIDRKRYTCAGVTTSIDLMLEIVRGDHGENLANEVANQFQHERIRSPGDRQRVGPERALIGKSEKLKKIVELMADNLDEPYSAVQLAKSAGLSVRQVERLFLRHLGMTPGRYYMRLRLERARELLRQTNMPILDVAIATGFTSHSYFAQSYRLQFGRPPSDERRTTY
- a CDS encoding DUF488 domain-containing protein, with translation MSLRIVRLGTPRHPQEGTRIGTVRRPPRGVAKERFAADDWYDVWYPELSPSAELVANAQKAETPAEWAAFVRAFEAEMNAPAARRTLDLLAALSHGADFSIGCYCEDEARCHRSVLRALLAERGAAIA
- the chrA gene encoding chromate efflux transporter translates to MTEQLDDTSKRSSPQPQDHGIPFSEGVKVWLRVAALSFGGPAGQMAVMHRIVVEEKRWIGENRFLHALNYCMLLPGPEAQQLAVYIGWLMHRTAGGIVAGTLFVLPGFLSILALSYIYAAFGNVAVVEGLFFGLKAAVLAVVLNAVMRIGSRALKNKAMIAIAVAAFIAIFFFDVAFPLIILAAAMIGFVGGRAGSALFQIGGGHGKTSGPALADSESALGEETPAHARPNVAWSLKVSAVFLALWLVPVALIVGIMGGENVFSQIALFFSKTAVVTFGGAYAVLAYVAQEAVQNYGWLQPGEMLDGLGMAETTPGPLIQVVQFVGFLGAYRDPGSLSPMIAATLAAILTTWVTFVPCFLWIFLGAPFVERLRSNRAMTGAMSAITAAVVGVIMNLAIWFALHVLFAEISPWRGFGMSVVVPVWSSLNAAALALTAAAVFAVFRLKAPLMAVLLGSALAGLLWVAIR
- a CDS encoding sulfurtransferase/chromate resistance protein gives rise to the protein MKPVKRKDASCPLPPPYPSTIARLIGTPQCPTLIDVRTEEDFSADPRLVPGSGRRSHQDVQDWSGAIAGKTAIIICQQGKKLSEGAAAWLRNKGVAAESLEGGFEAWTAAGLPVVPVDRLPQTAALGGSVWVTRARPKIDRIACPWLIRRFIDPQAVFLFVAPQEVAAVGERFDAVPFDIEDVFWSHRGELCTFDVMVAELKLSTEPLLRLATMVRAADTGRLDLAPQAAGLLAASLGLSRMFANDLEQLEAGMLLYDAFYRWCRDATDENHNWPNAKGKSA
- the edd gene encoding phosphogluconate dehydratase — its product is MTARREIEAVTQRIRERSRPTREAYLARVDEAASKGAHRTVLSCGNLAHGFAACGAHDKQALAGDTVPNLGIITSYNDMLSAHQPFEPFPALIKEAAREAGGVAQVAGGVPAMCDGVTQGQPGMELSLFSRDVIAMAAAVGLSHNMFDAAVFLGVCDKIVPGLAIAAFTFGHLPAVFIPAGPMTTGLPNDEKARIRQLFAEGKVGREALLEAESKSYHGPGTCTFYGTANSNQMLMEIMGLHTPGSSFVNPNTPLRDALTKEAARRALAITSLGNEFTPVGRMIDERSVVNGVVGLNATGGSTNHTIHLIAMAAAAGIRLTWQDIADISENVPLLARVYPNGLADVNHFHAAGGLGFMIRELLDAGLLHEDVQTIWGPGLRQYAIEAKLGADGNVVREQAPAASGDEKVLAPYAKAFQPTGGIRVLKGNIGQAIIKTSAVKGEHRLIEAPAIVFETQEALQAAFKAGEIDRDFIAVIRYQGPMANGMPELHKLTPLLGVLQDRGYRVALVTDGRMSGASGKVPAAIHVTPEALDGGVIGKVRDGDMMRLDANAGTLEVLVSAEELQGREQARADLSGNQFGLGRELFAGFRQLASRADQGAAVF
- the pgl gene encoding 6-phosphogluconolactonase translates to MSAETKRHEFATGEELADALARAVARQLSNAVKTRGRASLAVSGGSTPPPFFRALSRQKLPWENVTVTLVDERLVPPSSERSNARLVAQHLLQNDAAKADFIGLHSDTNDVSAAAERASTALSSLPQPIDMVVLGMGTDKHTASFFPDAANISELLEGDDGPIVRPVTAPSAGEPRLTLSMGAITGAAQVALHIEGIDKKEALNEALRSQGRQAPIRAVIERAAKPVHVYWAPKSAS